A DNA window from Vigna unguiculata cultivar IT97K-499-35 chromosome 10, ASM411807v1, whole genome shotgun sequence contains the following coding sequences:
- the LOC114167261 gene encoding octanoyltransferase LIP2p, chloroplastic-like isoform X1: MILLGTCCLSTIPSTTPAYPSLPLGSYFDLHKPLLYSKPSKFTSLVINGHRRICDLFDLHQEHVPYEVAWSWQKEIVRDKRAQIEKEGDCNDTLIVLQHPPVYTLGTASTMENLKFDMKNAPFNIYRTERGGEVTYHGPGQLVMYPIINLRTHKMDLHWYLRTLEEVVIRVLSSTFSIQASTVEGLTGVWVGNEKLAAVGIRVSSWITYHGLALNVTTDLSPFKWIIPCGIRDRQVGSIKELVREGVGRGRADLHHLNDASLIHITHESLLEEFSQAFQLEYSYKSISSSMLYERK, translated from the exons ATGATTTTATTAGGTACATGTTGTTTGAGCACAATCCCATCAACAACACCAGCATACCCTTCTCTACCTCTAGGGTCCTACTTTGATCTGCACAAGCCACTTCTATATTCCAAACCATCCAAATTCACCTCTCTTGTAATCAATGGCCACAGAAGGAT CTGTGATCTCTTTGATTTGCATCAGGAGCATGTCCCTTATGAAGTGGCATGGTCTTGGCAAAAGGAAATTGTCAGGGACAAGAGGGCACAAATTGAAAAGGAAGGAGATTGTAATGACACCCTTATTGTTCTACAACACCCTCCTGTTTATACATTGGGCACTGCTAGTACTATGGAGAACCTCAAGTTTGACATGAAAAATGctccttttaatatttatcGCACTGAGCGTGGTGGAGAGGTTACATACCATGGCCCTGGTCAG CTAGTTATGTACCCAATTATCAACCTCCGAACACACAAGATGGATCTTCATTGGTACCTTAGGACTCTTGAAGAGGTTGTCATTCGTGTTCTTTCTTCAACATTTTCAATTCAGGCTTCTACGGTGGAAGGTTTAACTGGTGTTTGGGTTG GAAATGAGAAACTGGCAGCTGTTGGCATCAGAGTGTCTAGCTGGATAACCTATCATGGCTTGGCACTTAATGTCACAACAGATTTGTCTCCCTTCAAATGGATCATCCCATGTGGAATTCGAGACCGTCAAGTAGGAAGCATTAAGGAGTTGGTGAGAGAGGGTGTTGGTCGTGGAAGAGCTGATTTGCATCATCTGAATGATGCTAGTCTTATTCATATTACACATGAATCCTTGCTTGAAGAATTCTCACAAGCATTTCAACTTGAATACAGTTACAAAAGCATTTCTTCCTCCATGTTGTATGAAAGGAAATGA
- the LOC114165231 gene encoding uncharacterized protein LOC114165231 encodes MELSQDSIIEAKEELMVSSLSGGYPIRRTAYFIKPCMEGSANPPHYMFSSGRTATVASNPEKLPLEVIYRGWHNPNQEWNTWVQQMQQKYEYMWIRAGIDHAIKASTFLICRNDELILELAPRWCSKTNTFMFSWVEAAITLQDLNVCWGYSVRGEPFSRPLVSDEEKEVEQELITVFRMFFKSKAKRADHNPWMKYFMSNESNVEHEAFLCCWLSRFVFPGRSYNSILKSVFPIAIQLARGTKLALAPAVLANIYRV; translated from the coding sequence ATGGAGCTATCACAGGACAGTATTATCGAAGCAAAAGAAGAACTCATGGTTTCATCATTATCTGGTGGATACCCAATTCGCAGAACTGCTTATTTTATCAAACCCTGCATGGAAGGCTCAGCAAATCCTCCTCATTACATGTTCTCTTCTGGAAGAACAGCAACAGTTGCTTCCAACCCCGAAAAGCTGCCACTAGAAGTGATATACAGGGGATGGCATAATCCAAATCAAGAATGGAATACATGGGTTCAACAGATGCAACAAAAGTATGAATATATGTGGATAAGGGCTGGGATAGACCATGCTATCAAAGCTTCTACTTTTCTTATCTGTAGAAATGATGAGTTGATTCTTGAGCTTGCACCAAGGTGGTGTTCAAAGACTAACACGTTTATGTTTTCATGGGTAGAAGCAGCTATAACCCTGCAGGATCTGAATGTGTGTTGGGGTTACTCTGTCAGGGGAGAGCCTTTCTCTAGACCTCTTGTGAGTGATGAGGAAAAGGAAGTAGAACAAGAGTTGATTACTGTGTTTAGGATGTTTTTCAAATCGAAGGCCAAAAGGGCAGATCATAATCCATGGATGAAGTATTTCATGAGTAATGAAAGCAATGTGGAACATGAGGCATTCTTGTGCTGCTGGTTGTCGAGGTTTGTTTTCCCTGGTAGATCATATAACTCCATTCTGAAAAGTGTTTTTCCTATTGCCATACAGTTAGCAAGAGGGACTAAACTAGCTCTTGCACCTGCTGTCTTAGCCAACATTTACAGGGTTTGA
- the LOC114167261 gene encoding octanoyltransferase LIP2p, chloroplastic-like isoform X2: MILLGTCCLSTIPSTTPAYPSLPLGSYFDLHKPLLYSKPSKFTSLVINGHRRICDLFDLHQEHVPYEVAWSWQKEIVRDKRAQIEKEGDCNDTLIVLQHPPVYTLGTASTMENLKFDMKNAPFNIYRTERGGEVTYHGPGQLVMYPIINLRTHKMDLHWYLRTLEEVVIRVLSSTFSIQASTVEGLTGVWEMRNWQLLASECLAG; the protein is encoded by the exons ATGATTTTATTAGGTACATGTTGTTTGAGCACAATCCCATCAACAACACCAGCATACCCTTCTCTACCTCTAGGGTCCTACTTTGATCTGCACAAGCCACTTCTATATTCCAAACCATCCAAATTCACCTCTCTTGTAATCAATGGCCACAGAAGGAT CTGTGATCTCTTTGATTTGCATCAGGAGCATGTCCCTTATGAAGTGGCATGGTCTTGGCAAAAGGAAATTGTCAGGGACAAGAGGGCACAAATTGAAAAGGAAGGAGATTGTAATGACACCCTTATTGTTCTACAACACCCTCCTGTTTATACATTGGGCACTGCTAGTACTATGGAGAACCTCAAGTTTGACATGAAAAATGctccttttaatatttatcGCACTGAGCGTGGTGGAGAGGTTACATACCATGGCCCTGGTCAG CTAGTTATGTACCCAATTATCAACCTCCGAACACACAAGATGGATCTTCATTGGTACCTTAGGACTCTTGAAGAGGTTGTCATTCGTGTTCTTTCTTCAACATTTTCAATTCAGGCTTCTACGGTGGAAGGTTTAACTGGTGTTTGG GAAATGAGAAACTGGCAGCTGTTGGCATCAGAGTGTCTAGCTGGATAA